From the genome of Streptomyces sp. NBC_01304:
GCGAGCCCATTGAAGACCTCCGGGTCGACTTCGAGGACGGCTACAAGGGCGCCGACGAGGACCAGGACGCCGCCCGCGCCGCCCGGATCATCGTCGACGCGTACAAGAACGGCACCGCGGCCCCGTACATGGGCATCCGCATGAAGTGCATGGAGTCCCCGGTCCGCGACCGCGGCATCCGCACCCTCGACGTCTTCCTCACCGGCCTCATGGAGGCCGGCGGCCTGCCCGACGGCCTCGTGCTGACCCTGCCGAAGGTGACGTACACCGAGCAGGTCACCGCGATGGTGCGCCTGGTCGAGGAGTTCGAGAAGGCCCGCGGTCTGAACGCCGGCCGGATCGGCTTCGAGATCCAGATCGAGACCAGCCAGTCCATCCTCGCCGCCGACGGCACCGCCGCCGTCGCCCGCATGATCGACGCCGCCGAGGGCCGCGCCACGGGCCTGCACTACGGCACCTTCGACTACAGCGCCTGCCTCGGCGTCTCCGCCGCCTACCAGGCCAGCGACCACCCCGCCGCCGACCACGCCAAGGCGATCATGCAGGTCGCCGCCGCGGGCACCGGCGTACGCGTCTCCGACGGCTCCACCAACGTGCTGCCCATCGGCGAGACCAAGCACGTCCACGAGGCCTGGAAGCTGCACTACGGCCTCACCCGCCGCGCCCTGGCCCGCGCCTACTACCAGGGCTGGGACATGCACCCCGCGCACATCCCGACCCGGTACGCGGCCGTCTTCGCCTTCTACCGCGAGGGCTTCGAGGCCGCCGCCAAGCGCCTGGCCGCCTACGCCAACCACGTCGACGGCGACGTCATGGACGAGCCCGCCACCGCCAAGGCCCTGGCCGGCTACCTGCTGCGCGGCCTGGACTGCGGCGCCCTGGACTCCGGCGAGGTCGGCCGCCTCACCGGCCTCACCCTGGCCCGCCTGCAGAGCTACTCGGGCCCGCGCCGCGCGGACCTGACCGCCTCCGCGAAGTAGCCACTTTCTTCACGGACTCGGCTCAGTAACAGGAGCCGACAGCCGTCGAAGCACGTCACCGCTGCCCCGTAGTCTGTACGCGACTTCAATTGCGTACGGACGGAACGGGGCAGCGGTGTCTTCGGGGGAGAACGAACAGACAGGCGGCATCGGCCGTCTCCTTGCGGGGCGCTACCGCATCCAGGAGCAGCTCGGACGCGGCGGCATGGGCGTGGTGTGGCGCGCCGTCGACGAAAGCCTCGGCCGTGAAGTCGCGATCAAGGAACTGCGTACGTTCACGGACGCGGCCGCGCCCGAACTCGCGGCGCTGCGCCTGCGCATGCAGCGCGAGGGCCGGGCCGCGGCCCGGGTGCGCCACCCCGGCGTCATCGCCGTGCACGACGTCGCCGAGGTCGACGGCCGCCCCCTGATCATCATGGAGCTCGTCGACGGCCCGTCCCTCGACGACGTCCTGCGCGAGCGCGGCACCCTGCCGCCGCGCGAGGCCGCCGCCATCGGCGCCAAGGTGATGGACGCCCTCGCCGCCGCCCACCAGGCGGGCGTCCTGCACCGCGACGTCAAGCCCGGCAACATCCTCCTGGAGCACTCCGGCCGCGTCGTCCTCACCGACTTCGGCATCGCCGCGATGGACGACCCGGGCGACGGCGCCTCGGTCAACCTCACCCGCAGCGGCGAACTCGTCGGCTCCCTCGACTACTTGGCGCCCGAGCGCGCCCAGGGTCACGAGCCCGGGCCCGCCTCCGACATCTGGGCGCTCGGTGCGACCCTGCACTTCGCCGTCGAGGGATCGCCTCCCTTCCGCCGTACGTCGACGTGGACGACGCTCACCGCGATCATCAGCGACCCGCTGCCCGAGCCGGTCAGGGCGGGCGCGCTGGCCCCCGTGCTCGGGGCCCTGATGGAGAAGAACCCCTACGCACGGCCCGACGCGGACCGCGCCAAGCAACTGCTCGAGGAAGTCGCCACCGGCGCCGCGGGATCCGGATCCGAGACGATGGCGCTGCGCCCCGCGCCCCGTACGGCCCCGCCCGTGCCGTCCTTTGCGAACCCGGCGCCCGTGCCGACCCCCGACACCGAGACCCCGCTGGTCGCCCACGACGGGCCGCTGGTCGGCACCGCCCAGACGCAGAACCTGCGCCACCGGCGCCGCACCTTCGTGGTCGCCGCGGCGGTGGCCGCCGTACTGGCCGCGGGGGGTGTCGGTTATGCGCTGCTGAGCGGGCCGGGCGGCTCCGGGCCGGAGGCGCGCCGCGGTCAGTCGCCGGGCGCGGGCGGGGGAGACACCCCGGAGCCGGAGAGCGGGAAGGCGACCAAGGGCCCCACCCCGTCCGAACAGGGAAAGAGCGGCAAGCCCTCCGAGGCCTCGAAGGAGCCGACCAAGGGCGGTGACGAAAAGCCGTCGGGCGGTGCGTCCAAGCCCGCCGGTGACGGCGGCACCACCACGGGCGGCGGCTCGAACGGCGGCTCCGACAGCGGGGGTTCGGACGGCGGCGGCACCTCCGGAGGCTCCGACGGCGGCACCACCACCACGGGCGGCAACTCGGGCGGCTCCGGCGGCGGCTCGACCCCGGACCCGGTCTGCCACTCCATCGGCGGCGGCAAGTACAACTGCGACGTCTGGAAGACCTCGAAGTCCTACACCGCCTCCGGCGCGGAGGCGGGCACGCTGAACGCGGGCACCAACTACTTCTACTGCCAGCAGAACCTGGGCCGCCGCGAGACGTACGGCCAGTGGACCAACGTGTGGTGGGCCAAGACCGACGACGACAGCGGCAACACGAACGTCTTCATCAGCGACGTCTACATCAAGGGCGGCGACAACGACCAGCCGCTGCCGGGGCTGCCGGTCTGCTGAGCCGCACATATCCTCACGGGATGGTGCAGAGCGAAGCCAAGAGCGTGGACGACTACCTGGCCGAGGTGCCCGAGGCACGCAGGGACGCCCTGACCAGGCTGCGGAAGCTGTGCCGGGCGGAGCTGAAGGGCTTCGACGAGGTCATGGCGTACGGGATGCCCGCCTACGAGCGGGCGGGCGTCGCGGAGATCGCGTTCGCCGGTCAGAAGCAGTACATCTCCTTCTACCTGATGCGCAGCGACGTCCGCGAGGCCTTCACCGAGGAGTTGGCCGGCCAGGACATGGGCAAGGGCTGCCTGCGCTTCCGCAAGCCCGAGTCCATCGACTTCGATCTGCTGCGGGACCTGCTCAGGGCGGTTGTCGCGGGGCCGGGCAGGATCTGCTGACTCCACGAGACTCCACGACCGGCTCGCCGGCTACCGCCGCTTGCCGCGGCACAGCTCTTGGTCCACGAGCCTGCCCCTGGCCCCCAGGGTGCGCTCGTCCCCGTCGCCCGTGGCCAGCACCACGGCGGTCCGGCTCGCGTCCGGGGTGACACCGACCCAGGTCTGATAGCCGGACACCCCGCCCGCGTGGGCGAAGTAGCTGCCGCCACAGGTCAACGGGAGCTTGCCCAGGCCGAGTCCGTACTCCCCGCCCAGTTCCGGCGCGGGCACGGTGGTCGTCATCGCGTCGAGCTGGGCCGGAGCCAGCAGTCGGCCGCCGAGCAGCGCGGCGTAGAACCGGCTCAGGTCCTGCGTGGTGCTGATGATCGACCCTGAGGCGTCGACCGCACTCGGGTTGAACTCCGTGGTGTCGACGGTCGTGTCGGTACCGAACGCGCTGTAGCCGTGGGCGTGCGGGCCCTGGATCGACGGGGCGGTGCCGGGCGCAATGGTGCGGTGCAGCCTCAGCGGGCGGATGATCCGGGCGTTCACCTCCTCGGCCCAACTGCGGCCGGTGACCTCCTTGATGATCATTCCGAGGAGGATGTAGTTGGTGTTGGAGTACGACCAGGTGCCAGGCTCGATCGTCGTGGTGTGCCGCAGCGCCAGCGCCACCAGTTCCTTCGGGGTGTAGGTGCGCAGCCGCTCGGCCCGGTAGCCGGCCGCGCTGTTGAGCGCGGGGATGTCTTCCAGTACGTCGGGTAGGGCGCTGGTGTGCTGCAGCAGCTGCCGGACGGTGATCAGGTTGCCGTCGTGGCCGTTGCCCCGGACCACTCCGGGCAGCCAGTGCTCGACGGTGTCGTCGAGGGATACTCGCCCCTCGCCCACGAGTTGCAGCACGACCGTGGCGGTGAAGGTCTTGGTGGCGCTGCCGATCCGGAACCTGCCGTCCCGTGGGACCGGCCTGTCGGTGCCCAGTTCGGCCGTCCCGGCGCGGGCGTGGCGACGTGCGCCCGGTGACCTCACCTCGGCGAGCACCCCGACCGTCCCGGTGTCGTGAATCGCGTTTACTTCCTGCTGGAGCGGATCGGCCGGGCGCGGCCCCGCCGCCGACCCGGACCGGGCGTTGCCGTCGGTGTCGACCGACGCTGTCGCCAGTCCGGCCGACGTGGTCAGGAGAACTGCGGCGAGGGTGGTCTGGGTGAGCAAGGTGCGTCGCCGCCGTCCGGACACGCGCATGGTGGTCCCCACTTCTGTGTACATTGCCTGCTGGTCGGGACCATCCCAGCAGTCGAAGTGGGCTCGGCCCATCCAGCTGTCCCCAGGTGCGGTCGCTGCCTGCCCCAGGCGGTGTCTGGGGTTAACCCCCGTACCAGGAGCGGCAGTTGACCCCGTGCGGATACCGAAGTTCACCCTTGGCCTGCTGCTAATCCGCCAGCGGAATCTCCCCAGACCCCCGTGCGATCAGCCGGGTCGTCAGCTCGATCCGCTCGGGGTCGAGCGGCGCCCCGTCAAGGCGCCGGAACAGCCGCTCCGCCGCCGCCCGCCCCAACTGCGCCGCGTCCTGCGCCACCACGGTCACGCCCGGCCTGAGCAGGTCCGCCAGCTCGAAGTCGTCGAACCCGACGAGCGCGACGGGCCGGGAGAGGCCGGCGAGGACACGTACGACCGTGACCGTCACGCGGTTGTTGCCCGCGAACACCGCGGTCACCGGAGCCGCCGCCGAGGTCCCGGCGAGCATCGTCTCGGCCGCGCCCGCGACCCGCTCGGGGTCGGTCGAGCCGAGCGAGACCCAGGCGTCGTCGACGGGCAGGCCCGCGTCCTCCATCGCCGCGCGATATCCCCGAAGGCGCTCCACGGCCGTGTGAATGCGGGGCTGGTCGCCGATGAAGCCGATCCGCCGGTGCCCGTGCGCGATCAGATGGGCGACGCCGTCGCGCGCGCCCCCGAAGCTGTCGGAGAGCACCACGTCCGCGTCGATCTGCCCGGCGGGGCGGTCCACGAAGACCGTGGCGACGCCCGCCCTGATCTCCGGCTCCAGATAGCGGTGGTCGTCGCCGGCCGGGATGACCACGAGCCCGTCGACCCGCCGCGCGCACAGCGCGAGCGCCAACTCCTGCTCGCGGTCGGGGTCTTCGGCACTGGAGCCGTTGATGAGCAGGGCCCCGTGGGCGCGGGCGACCTCCTCGACGGCGCGGCTCAGCGGGCCGTAGAAGGGGTCCGCGAGGTCCTCCAGGACGAGGCCGATGGAGGCGGTACGTCCCTTGCGCAGCACTCGCGCGCTGTCGTTGCGCCGGAACCCCAGGGCCTCGATCGCCTCCTGCACCCGGCGCTCGGTGTCGGGCGTGACCCCGGCCTCGCCGTTGACGACGCGGGAGACCGTCTTGAGGCCCACACCGGCCCGCGCGGCGACGTCCTTCATGGTCGGACGGTTGCCGTAGCGGGACGACAGGTTCTCGGGCCCCGAGGGGCGCCTTGCGGGCTCGGCCACGAATGCTGTCCTGTCCACGATCGATAAGGGGATGTGGCGTCGAGCATAGAGCCTAGACAACGTTGTCAGTTGCGGAGAGACTGTTCAGCGCCCCACCGGGCCGTCCATGGAACACTCCATCGGGCCGCCCGTGGGACCGTCCACCGGGACGTCCCTCTCACCAGGAGATCCGACACAGATGCAGAGCGCCTCAGACAAGATCGTCGCCGCCCTCGACATCGGCGGCACCAAGATCGCCGGTGCCCTGGTGGACGGCCACGGCCGGATCCTGGTCCGCGCACAGCGCCCCACCCCCGCGCAGGAGGACGGCGAGAGCGTGATGCGCGCCGTGGAGAGCGTGCTCGGCGAACTCTCGGTGGCCCCGATGTGGGACAGGGCGCGAGCTCTCGGCATCGGCAGCGCAGGTCCCGTCGATGCTTCCAAAGGCACGGTCAGCCCCGTCAACGTGCCGGGCTGGCGCGACTTTCCGCTGGTCGAGCGCGCCGAGGCGGCGAGCGGCGGGCTGCCGGTCCAGCTCATCGGCGACGGCGTGGCGATCACCGCGGCCGAGCACTGGCAGGGCGCGGCCCAGGGCTATGACAACGCCCTGTGCATGGTCGTCTCGACGGGTGTCGGCGGTGGCCTCGTCCTGAACGGCGCCCTGCACCCCGGCCCGACCGGGAACGCCGGGCACATCGGCCACATCAGCGTCGACCTGGACGGCGACCCCTGCCCGTGCGGGGCCCGCGGCTGTGTGGAGCGCATCGCGAGCGGCCCCAACATCGCCCGGCGCGCGCTGGCGAACGGCTGGCGGCCCGGCCCCGACGGCGACACCTCGGCCATCGCCGTGGCCGAGGCTGCCCGGGCGGGGGATGCGATCGCGCGTGCTTCGTTCGAGCGGGCCGCGCAGGCCCTCGCCGCCGGGATCGCGGCCACGGCCACGCTCGTGGAGGTCGAGATCGCGGTGATCGGCGGGGGAGTGGCGAAGGCGGGCGACGTACTCTTCACGCCGCTGCGCCGCGCCCTGCGGGACTACGCCACGCTGTCCTTCGTACGGGATCTGGCGGTGGTGCCCGCGATGACGGGTACGGATGCGGGGCTGGTGGGGGCGGCGGCCGCGGCGATCGGCGCTCCGGCCGCGGCGGCCGCTTCCCTCTGAACTCACCCTCACCCGTCGGCCGTTGGGCTCAGCAGGTCATCGTCGCCTCCGCCCAGTCCGCGTGGTCGGAGTCGACCCCGTTCCCGCCGTCGGTGACGACGAGGCGTACCAGCTGTGCCCCGCTGACATCCGCGCTGATCGCCTGCGCGGCGTCCGGCGTGGTGAGCACGCCGGTCGAGGCGGCCTTACGGCCGTCGGCCCAGATCTCGAAGGCGACGCTGCCGTTGGTGCTCTTCTCGTCGTCGACGCCGACCTGTGCGGTGACCTTGGAGCAGCGCGTACCGGCGTAGAACTCGACGGCGCTGTCCGCGTGTACGCCGAGTCCCTTGGCGAAGACGGTGCCGTTGAGGGTGAGCGGATTGCCGTCGCCTGCCGCGGACTCGCCGTTGCTGGTGTTCTTCTCCACCGGGCCCCAGCCGTTGGTGGCCGACAGCATCGGCAGCTCACTCAGCTGTGAGGCGCCGGCCGGGGGTGGGACGACCACATGGGAGGTGAGCGGGAGTGTGCTCTCCACCCGTGTGCCCGAAGATGACCGGTAGGCGGCCTTCAACGTGAGGGCATACGAGCCCGTCGGCGTACCGGCGGGTGCGGTGAGCGTCCACGACGTGCTCAGCGACTTGCCGGTGCTCACCGAGTCCGCGGTCGTCGGCGAGGTCGCCTTGATCTGCCAGCCGGACGGGCCGGTCAGCGCGACCGAGACCTGCCGGGCCGGGGTGCGGCCCAGATCGGTGACCTTCGTGGTCACCTTCGCCGTCTTCCCGGCCTCCACCAACGGGCTGCCCTCCAGGGCGAGTTCGGTCGCCGGAGGGTACGACGCCCACTTGCCGTCCGCCGCGACGCGCAGCAGCACCGTGCCGTGCGCGGGGACGGTCGCGGAGAGGGTGCCCGCGGTGTTGTAGCTCTTGTGCTGCCACAGGTCGCGCACCGAGTAGGCGTCGGCGGCCGGCAGGCCCACGTCCTTCGCGGTGGTCGCGATGCGCTGTGCCGTCGCGGACTCGTTGAACAGGGCGACGGCGCGGCTGCCGTCCTTCATCTCCTTGGCGACGACCCAGCGCCCGCCTTGGCTGGACAGGACCTTGCCCTGCTTGCCCAGCGGGTCCTGGTCGACCGCGATGACTTCCTTGTTGGCGAGGATCTCGAAGGTGTCCGCGTCCGCCTTGCGCAGATCGGAGCCGATGAGCAGCGGGGCCGCCATGATCGACCACATGGAGAAGTGCGTGCGGTACTCGGTCGGGGTCATGCCGCCGTTGCCGACCTCGAGCATGTCCGGGTCGTTCCAGTGGCCGGGGCCCGCGTACTGCGCGAGCGGCAGGTTCTGCTTCATGATCGACACCATGGAGCCCCAACTGTCGCTGATGTCACCGGTGGTGCGCCACAGCTGGCCGACGTCCGCCGCCCACTCCCAGGGCTTGTTCTCGCCCCATTCGCAGATGCTGTAGACGATGGGCCGGCCGGTGGCCTTCAGGGCGTCGCGCATCTTGATGTAGCGCTGCTTGGCGTCCACGCCCTGGTTGTTGCAGTTGTCGTACTTGAGGTAGTCGACGCCCCAGTCGGCGAACTGCCGTGCGTCGCTCTCCTCGTGGCCGAGGCCGCCGGGGAATCCGGCCGAGTTACAGGTCTTGGTGCCGGCGCTGGTGTAGATGCCGAACTTCAGGCCTTTGGTGTGTACGTAGTCCGCAACTGCCTTGATTCCGTTGGGGAATCGCACCGGGTCGGGCACCAGCTTGCCGTTCGCGTCGCGCTCGGGCAGCGCCCAGCAGTCGTCGAGATTCACGTACTGGTAGCCGGCGTCCTTGAGGCCCTTGTCGACGAAGAGGTCGGCGATGCCCTTGACCATCGCCTCGTTGAAGTCGGCCCTGCAGTGGGTGGAGTTCCAGTTGTTGAACCCCATGGGCGGGGTGAGGGCGGGCCCGGCGTCGAGCCGTGGGGCCGGTGTGCCCGTGGGGGAGTCCGGCGCGTGGGCGATCGCCGGGGCCGCGAGGCCCATCGTGCACAAGAGGCTTGTTGCCAGCGCTCCGACGACTCTTCGTCGGGCGCCTCGCACGGGAAGGTGACGCATCGTTACGTTCCTCCGTGATCGCGAAAGGTGGGGTCTTTACGTGCTCACATCATGGACGCGCGTTTACGGTAGGCCGTGTTGGAGTCTGTTGGAAGAGAAGCGGTAACGGTTGTCCGATATCCCGTCAGAACCCTTGACGTTGTTGCTGGTTGGGAGTGGGATCCAACCTCGCGTTCGGTTGTGTTGGGTTGTACTCCGAGGAGGGGGACATGGCGCAGTCATCGTTCAGTGGGTCGGTCACGCCAGGAAGCGCGACAGGACATCGGATGTCCCGGCGGAATCTGCTGCGGGGCGCGGCGATCGGCGCCGGCGCGGTCACCCTTCCCGCCCTCCTGAGCGCCTGCGGCGACGGCCCGGGCAACGGGGGCAAGACCGTCGCGATGGGCTCCAACGCCTCGGACCCCGTGCCGAAGAAAGCGTTCGGGGCGGCCTTCAAGGCGTACGAGAAACAGTCGAAGGACGACCGGAGCGTCGCGGTCAACACCATCGACCACAACTCGTTCCAGGAGAACATCAACCGCTATCTGCAGAGCACGCCCGACGACGTCTTCATGTGGTTCGCGGGATATCGCATGCAGTTCTTCGCGAAGAAGGGACTGCTGCACGACATCAGCGACGTATGGGCCGACTTCAAGGGCTTCTCGGGGGCCCTCAAGGACCAGTCGACGGGCGAGGACGGCAAGCAGTACTTCGTGCCGTACTACTACTATCCGTGGGCCGTCTTCCACCGGAAGAGCGTCTTCAAGAAGTACGGGTACGAGCCCCCGAAGACCTTCGACGCCTACGTCGCGCTCGCCAAGCAGATGCAGAAGGACAAGCTCGTCCCCTTCGCCTTCGGCAACAAGGACGGCTGGCCCGCGATGGGCACCTTCGACTACCTCAACATGCGCATCAACGGATACGAGTTCCACAAGAACCTGATGGCCGGCGAAGAGGCCTGGAACGGCAAGCAGGTCAAGGAGGTCTTCGACACCTGGCGCAGGCTCATGCCGTACAGCCAGAAGGGCGCCAACGGACGCACCTGGCAGGAGGCGGCCACCAGCCTGCAGAAGCGCGAGACCGGCATGGTGGTGTTCGGACTGCCGCACCCCGGCCAGCAGTTCCCGAAGGACGAGCAGGACGACCTCGACTTCTTCCCCTTCCCCGTCATCAACCCCGAGCACGGCCAGGACGCCGTCGAGGCGCCCATCGACGGCTTCCTGATGGCGAAGAGGGGCAAGAACCTCAAGACCGACAAGGGCCGGGAGGCGGCCAGGGACCTGCTCAAGTTCCTGGGCACGGCCAAGGCCGAGGAGACGTACCTCCAGTACGACCCGAACAACATCGCCGTGCACCAGGACGCCGACACCTCCGGCTACTCGCCGCTGCAGAAGAAGGCGGTCGAGCTGGTGTCGGGCGCCAAGCAGATCTCCCAGTTCCTGGACCGCGACACCCGGCCGGACTTCTCCAGCACCGTGATGATCCCGGCCATCACGAAGTTCATCGGCGACCCGGACGACGTGGACGGACTGGTCAACGACATCGAACGGCAGAAGAAGACCATCTTCGCTTCCGACTGACTCTCCCTGCCTCCGACTGACCGCGTCCCTGAGGCAGTTCAACCCACCCACCCGCCCTGGGAGTCCGTGCCCGTGTCGCTCACCACCCCGCGGCGCACCCGACGGCGAGGTCTACGGCGGTTCACCGCCCGCGACCTCGTCGTCCTCGGTGTGCTCCTCGGCATACCGATCCTCATCGAGGTCTTCATCATCTGGGGCCCGACCCTCGCCTCCGTCGCCCTGTCCTTCACCAGCTGGGACGGCATCGGCGACATCAAATGGGTCGGCACCGACAACTACAAGAACCTCTTCACCGAGTACCCGCAGTTCTGGCCCGCCGTCCGGCACAACCTGATGTGGCTGGCCTTCCTCGGCCTGGTGGCCACGCCGTTCGGACTGCTGCTCGCCGTGATCATCGACCGGGGCGTGCGCTTCAGCCGCTTCTACCAGTCGACCCTGTACATGCCGGTCGTCCTCTCCCTGGCCATCGTCGGCTTCATCGCCCAACTGGTCTTCTCCCGAGACCAGGGCGCACTGAACGCGATCCTCGCCAACAAGGACGACCCCGTCGACTGGCTCGGCGACCCAGACCTGAACATCTGGATGGTGTTGCTCGCCGCGGCCTGGCGGCACACCGGCTACGTCATGATCCTCTACTTGGCCGGGCTCAAGGCGGTCGACCAGTCCCTCAAGGAGGCCGCCGCCATCGACGGCGCGAGCGCCCGTCAGACCTTCTTCCGCGTCGTCTTCCCGACGCTGCGGCCGGTCAACATCATCGTCATGGTCATCACCGTCATCGAGGGCCTGCGCGCGTTCGACATCGTCTACGCCGTCAACAAGGGCAGAAACGGCCTCGAACTGCTCTCCGTCCTGGTCACCGACAACATCATCGGCGAGGCCAGCCGCATCGGCTTCGGCTCGGCCATCGCCGTGGTGCTGCTCGTCGTCTCGCTCGGATTCGTCGTGACGTACCTGGTCCAGGAGCTCCGAGGGGAGAAGAACCGATGAGCGTCGGCATCGCCCCCGCGCCCACCACGGCCACCGCACCGCCCACCGACCCGTCCCGGCGCCGCCCGCGGGCAGGCCGCTTCGGGGTGCACCTGTTCCTGATGACGGTCTCCCTCGCCTTCCTCGCGCCGCTGCTGCTCGCCGTCTACGCCTCCCTGCGGCCGTACGAGGAAACGTCGGAGCACGGCTACTTCTCGTGGCCGAAGAACCTGTCCTTCGACTACTACCAGCAGGCGTTCAGCGAATCCGGCATGACCAAGTACTTCCTCAACACGCTGATCATCGCCGTGCCGGGCGTGCTGATCGTGCTCTTCCTCGGCTCGTTCGTGGCCTTCGCCGTCTCGCGGCTGCGGATGCGCGGCGGCATCGTCCTTGTGATGGTGTTCACGGCCGGCAACCTGCTCCCGCAACAGGTCATCGTCACCCCGCTGTACGTGGTGTTCAACCGCATCGACCTGCCCTACTGGATGTCCGACTCGATGCTGATGTTCGACTCCTACTGGGCGGTCCTCGCGGCCCAGGTCGGCTTCCAACTCGGC
Proteins encoded in this window:
- a CDS encoding carbohydrate ABC transporter permease; amino-acid sequence: MSLTTPRRTRRRGLRRFTARDLVVLGVLLGIPILIEVFIIWGPTLASVALSFTSWDGIGDIKWVGTDNYKNLFTEYPQFWPAVRHNLMWLAFLGLVATPFGLLLAVIIDRGVRFSRFYQSTLYMPVVLSLAIVGFIAQLVFSRDQGALNAILANKDDPVDWLGDPDLNIWMVLLAAAWRHTGYVMILYLAGLKAVDQSLKEAAAIDGASARQTFFRVVFPTLRPVNIIVMVITVIEGLRAFDIVYAVNKGRNGLELLSVLVTDNIIGEASRIGFGSAIAVVLLVVSLGFVVTYLVQELRGEKNR
- a CDS encoding carbohydrate ABC transporter permease, which codes for MSVGIAPAPTTATAPPTDPSRRRPRAGRFGVHLFLMTVSLAFLAPLLLAVYASLRPYEETSEHGYFSWPKNLSFDYYQQAFSESGMTKYFLNTLIIAVPGVLIVLFLGSFVAFAVSRLRMRGGIVLVMVFTAGNLLPQQVIVTPLYVVFNRIDLPYWMSDSMLMFDSYWAVLAAQVGFQLGFCVFVLANFMRTLPQEIIEAAVVDGAGVWTQYWRITLPLCRPALAALGTLQFTWMYNDFLWALVFISNGDKLPVTSALNNLRGQFFTDYNLLAAGSVLVALPTIIVFLVLQRHFIAGLTLGSTKG